Proteins from a single region of Gordonia hongkongensis:
- a CDS encoding Rv3235 family protein — MAAPHGLATPTAIRPFPGSAPGAVSARKTAVAAAEARRFTVAVSRLLFEVVDRRRSVAHLGDVVSPAIADQVAALVRHDAFRIPESTGTGTPGTASTPVAQMSAGNVLRRVHVQVCDPSAAEVFGSYEGGGRTRAFAGRIERKPIRVRGAADPGRRSLGRVEYRWQLVALEFG, encoded by the coding sequence GTGGCAGCACCGCACGGCCTTGCGACTCCGACGGCCATCCGGCCGTTCCCGGGGTCGGCTCCGGGTGCCGTTTCGGCGCGCAAGACCGCGGTCGCCGCGGCCGAGGCCCGCCGCTTCACCGTTGCGGTGTCCCGGCTGCTGTTCGAGGTGGTCGATCGGCGTCGCTCGGTCGCGCACCTCGGCGACGTCGTGTCGCCGGCGATCGCCGACCAGGTCGCAGCCCTCGTCCGGCACGACGCCTTTCGGATTCCGGAGTCGACCGGAACCGGGACGCCGGGGACCGCATCGACGCCGGTGGCGCAGATGTCGGCCGGGAATGTGCTGCGGCGCGTACACGTCCAGGTGTGCGATCCCAGCGCCGCAGAAGTGTTCGGCTCGTACGAGGGGGGTGGGCGGACCCGGGCGTTCGCGGGCCGCATCGAGCGCAAGCCGATCCGGGTCCGTGGCGCCGCGGACCCGGGCCGGCGATCGTTGGGTCGAGTGGAATACCGGTGGCAGCTGGTGGCCCTCGAGTTCGGCTGA
- the secA gene encoding preprotein translocase subunit SecA: MLNKLLRVGEGRMVKRLDAIASHVETLSDDVEALTDAELRAKTDEFKERIADGASLDELLPEAFAVAREAAWRVLDQKHFHVQIMGGAALHYGNIAEMKTGEGKTLTCVLPAYLNALSGDGVHVVTVNDYLAKRDSEWMGRVHRFLGLDTAVILTGMSSAARREAYAADITYGTNNEFGFDYLRDNMAHSLEDLVQRGHSYAIVDEVDSILVDEARTPLIISGPAEGSSKWYTEFARIAPLLERDVHYEVDIKKKTVGVHEAGVEFVEDRLGIDNLYEAANSPLVSYLNNAIKVKELFQRDKDYIVRNGNVMIVDEFTGRVLDGRRFNEGLHQAIEAKEGVEIKAENQTLATITLQNYFRLYEKLSGMTGTAETEAAEFDQIYKLGVLPIPTNKPMIRKDQGDLIYKTEEAKFAAVVDDVTERHATGQPVLIGTTSVERSEYLSRQLKKREIPHSVLNAKFHEQEAQIIAEAGRLGAVTVATNMAGRGTDVVLGGNPDIIADTRLRKAGLDPVQTPDEYEAAWDEAIEVARTDAAKEAEEVRAAGGLYVLGTERHESRRIDNQLRGRSGRQGDPGESRFYLSVADELMRRFNGGALEAIMNRLPDDVPIEAKMVTKAIRSAQTQVEQQNFEMRKNVLKYDEVMNEQRKVIYAERRTILEGEDHHEQVKQMVDDVVGAYVDGATAEGYAEDWDLDELWTALRALYPIELDPKDVVGESEYGERDDISADELREKLVADARAAYDTREKQIDAIAGEGAMRQLERSVLLSVLDRKWRDHLYEMDYLREGIHLRSMAQRDPVVEYQREGFDMFHGMLEGLKEETLSILFNAQVQTQQPAAEQPLPSAADLRAAVGAGAPAPVPAPAPAADSGAQAPAALRAPTQSADAAVTYSGPGEGGGTVVRSEEEELSGAAESASRRERRAAARATTKGSRPKPPKSKKQRR; the protein is encoded by the coding sequence GTGCTGAACAAGCTGTTGCGTGTCGGCGAAGGCCGCATGGTCAAGCGACTCGATGCGATCGCATCGCACGTCGAGACGCTGTCCGATGACGTCGAGGCGTTGACCGACGCCGAGTTGCGTGCCAAGACAGACGAGTTCAAAGAGCGCATCGCCGACGGGGCGTCGCTCGACGAGCTGCTGCCCGAGGCCTTCGCGGTCGCCCGCGAGGCGGCGTGGCGAGTGCTCGACCAGAAGCACTTCCACGTGCAGATCATGGGCGGGGCGGCGCTGCACTACGGGAACATCGCCGAGATGAAGACCGGTGAGGGCAAGACGCTCACCTGTGTGCTCCCGGCCTACCTCAACGCGCTCTCCGGCGACGGCGTGCACGTGGTCACCGTCAACGACTACCTGGCCAAGCGCGACTCCGAGTGGATGGGCCGCGTGCACCGGTTCCTCGGTCTCGACACCGCCGTCATCCTCACCGGCATGAGCTCGGCCGCGCGGCGCGAGGCCTACGCCGCCGACATCACCTACGGCACGAACAACGAATTCGGCTTCGACTACCTGCGCGACAACATGGCGCACTCGCTCGAGGACCTCGTCCAGCGCGGCCACTCGTACGCGATCGTCGACGAGGTCGACTCGATCCTCGTCGACGAGGCCCGTACCCCGTTGATCATCTCCGGCCCCGCCGAGGGGTCGAGCAAGTGGTACACCGAGTTCGCGCGGATCGCCCCGCTGCTCGAGCGCGACGTGCACTACGAGGTCGACATCAAGAAGAAGACCGTCGGTGTCCACGAGGCCGGCGTCGAGTTCGTCGAGGACCGCCTCGGCATCGACAACCTCTACGAGGCCGCCAACTCGCCCCTGGTCAGCTACCTGAACAACGCGATCAAGGTCAAGGAGCTGTTCCAGCGCGACAAGGACTACATCGTCCGCAACGGCAACGTCATGATCGTCGACGAGTTCACCGGCCGCGTGCTCGACGGGCGTCGCTTCAACGAGGGCCTGCACCAGGCCATCGAGGCGAAAGAGGGCGTCGAGATCAAGGCCGAGAACCAAACGCTTGCCACGATCACGCTGCAGAACTACTTCCGCCTCTACGAGAAGCTGTCCGGGATGACCGGTACCGCCGAGACCGAGGCCGCCGAGTTCGACCAGATCTACAAGCTCGGGGTGCTGCCGATCCCGACCAACAAGCCGATGATCCGCAAGGACCAGGGTGACCTGATCTACAAGACCGAGGAGGCGAAGTTCGCCGCGGTCGTCGACGACGTCACCGAGCGTCATGCGACGGGACAACCCGTCCTGATCGGTACGACCAGCGTCGAGCGTTCGGAATACCTCTCCCGCCAGCTCAAGAAGCGCGAGATCCCGCACAGCGTCCTGAACGCGAAGTTCCACGAGCAGGAAGCGCAGATCATCGCCGAGGCGGGTCGGCTCGGCGCGGTCACCGTGGCCACCAACATGGCCGGTCGCGGTACCGACGTCGTGCTCGGCGGCAACCCCGACATCATCGCCGACACCCGGCTGCGCAAGGCCGGTCTCGACCCGGTGCAGACCCCCGACGAGTACGAGGCCGCGTGGGACGAGGCCATCGAGGTCGCCCGCACCGACGCCGCGAAGGAGGCCGAGGAGGTCCGCGCGGCCGGCGGTCTGTACGTGCTGGGCACCGAACGCCACGAGTCACGCCGTATCGACAACCAGCTGCGCGGCCGTTCCGGCCGCCAGGGCGATCCGGGTGAGTCGCGGTTCTACCTGTCGGTCGCCGACGAGCTCATGCGTCGATTCAACGGCGGTGCGCTCGAGGCGATCATGAACCGGCTGCCCGACGACGTCCCCATCGAGGCGAAGATGGTGACCAAGGCGATCCGCAGCGCGCAGACGCAGGTCGAGCAGCAGAACTTCGAGATGCGCAAGAACGTGCTCAAGTACGACGAGGTGATGAACGAGCAGCGCAAGGTCATCTACGCCGAGCGCCGCACCATCCTCGAGGGCGAGGATCACCACGAGCAGGTCAAGCAGATGGTCGACGACGTCGTCGGGGCCTACGTCGACGGTGCGACCGCCGAGGGTTACGCCGAGGACTGGGATCTCGACGAGCTGTGGACCGCACTGCGTGCGCTGTACCCGATCGAGCTCGATCCGAAGGATGTCGTCGGTGAGTCCGAATACGGTGAGCGCGATGACATCTCGGCCGACGAGCTGCGCGAGAAGCTCGTCGCCGACGCGCGCGCCGCGTACGACACCCGTGAGAAGCAGATCGACGCGATCGCCGGCGAGGGCGCGATGCGACAGCTCGAACGGAGCGTGTTGCTGAGCGTGCTCGACCGCAAGTGGCGCGACCACCTGTACGAGATGGACTACCTGCGCGAGGGCATCCACCTGCGTTCGATGGCCCAGCGTGACCCGGTCGTCGAGTACCAGCGCGAGGGCTTCGACATGTTCCACGGCATGCTCGAGGGCTTGAAGGAAGAGACGCTGAGCATCCTGTTCAACGCGCAGGTGCAGACACAGCAGCCGGCGGCCGAGCAACCGCTCCCGAGTGCTGCCGACCTGCGCGCGGCCGTGGGCGCGGGTGCCCCGGCACCGGTGCCCGCTCCCGCTCCGGCCGCCGACTCCGGTGCTCAGGCCCCGGCCGCCCTGCGGGCCCCGACTCAGTCGGCGGACGCGGCGGTCACGTACTCGGGCCCTGGCGAGGGCGGCGGTACGGTCGTGCGCTCCGAGGAGGAGGAGCTCTCGGGCGCCGCGGAATCCGCCAGCCGTCGCGAGCGCCGCGCCGCGGCCCGCGCCACCACCAAGGGGTCCCGGCCGAAGCCGCCGAAGTCCAAGAAGCAGCGCCGCTGA
- the hpf gene encoding ribosome hibernation-promoting factor, HPF/YfiA family produces MSTVIHRKGQREPKTADPRPTVEEGPAPDRRSTENDSYDPEFAFVRPPGTVDADEPAEPTAKVVFSGRNVEIPDHYRIYVGDKLARLERFDPTIYRFDVELNHERNRRQSKVCQQVEITATGKGPIVRAQACGENFYAALEHALDKVESRLRRVKDRRRVHHGNRRPLSVAEATEIGAPPLRDNQLSVDGFVGDPNSTAADSAEQWDDGVEEYTPGQIVRVKEHTAVPMTVDDALYEMELVGHDFFLFHDKETDKASVVYRRHAFDYGLIRLT; encoded by the coding sequence ATGTCCACAGTCATCCACCGCAAAGGCCAGCGCGAACCGAAGACCGCCGACCCACGGCCGACCGTGGAGGAGGGTCCCGCGCCCGACCGCCGATCAACCGAGAACGATTCCTACGATCCGGAATTCGCCTTCGTCCGCCCACCGGGAACGGTGGACGCCGACGAGCCGGCCGAACCCACCGCGAAGGTCGTGTTCAGCGGCCGCAACGTCGAGATCCCCGACCACTACCGCATCTACGTCGGCGACAAACTCGCTCGTCTCGAGCGATTCGATCCGACCATCTACCGATTCGACGTCGAGCTGAACCACGAGCGCAACCGGAGACAGTCCAAGGTCTGTCAACAGGTGGAGATCACCGCGACGGGCAAGGGGCCGATCGTCCGGGCGCAGGCCTGCGGCGAGAACTTCTACGCCGCCCTCGAACACGCGCTCGACAAGGTCGAGTCCCGGCTGCGCCGCGTCAAGGACCGCCGCCGTGTCCATCACGGCAACCGCCGGCCGCTCTCGGTCGCCGAAGCCACCGAGATCGGTGCGCCGCCCCTCCGCGACAACCAGCTCTCCGTGGACGGTTTCGTCGGTGATCCGAACTCGACGGCGGCCGACTCCGCCGAACAGTGGGACGACGGCGTGGAGGAATACACACCCGGTCAGATCGTCCGCGTGAAGGAGCACACGGCCGTGCCGATGACCGTCGACGACGCGCTCTACGAGATGGAACTGGTCGGCCACGACTTCTTCCTGTTCCACGACAAGGAGACCGACAAGGCGTCCGTCGTCTATCGCCGGCACGCCTTCGACTACGGGCTCATCAGGTTGACCTGA
- a CDS encoding ComF family protein, with translation MTWRRQVFEAGTDLMFPIVCGGCGRPGTRWCRRCERALSDAPIAAHPRVAPGVPVWALGRYRGPHRQAIIALKEHDRRDLARPLGTALALGVRVLARWGELPDAERMLLIPAPTRRMTARRRGGDPVTAVAANAAPALGRRVRVAPLLVTSATARDSAGLDARARARNLRGAVRLRSGALPAPGASAILVDDVLTTGATVTESVRVLAENGVDVAAIVVLAAA, from the coding sequence GTGACGTGGCGCCGGCAGGTCTTCGAGGCGGGAACCGATCTGATGTTCCCGATCGTCTGCGGCGGGTGCGGTCGCCCAGGTACCCGGTGGTGCCGACGATGCGAGCGCGCGTTGTCCGACGCCCCCATCGCGGCCCACCCTCGGGTCGCGCCCGGCGTCCCGGTCTGGGCGCTGGGCCGGTACCGCGGTCCGCATCGGCAGGCGATCATCGCGCTCAAGGAACACGACCGTCGCGATCTCGCCCGGCCCCTCGGCACCGCTCTCGCGCTCGGTGTCCGCGTGCTGGCCCGGTGGGGTGAGCTCCCCGACGCCGAACGGATGCTGCTGATCCCGGCACCGACCCGCCGGATGACGGCGCGGCGGCGCGGCGGGGACCCCGTCACGGCGGTGGCGGCGAACGCGGCGCCCGCACTGGGCCGACGGGTACGGGTCGCACCGCTGCTGGTGACGTCGGCGACGGCACGGGACTCCGCCGGACTCGACGCCCGGGCCCGCGCCCGGAATCTACGCGGCGCCGTCCGGCTGCGCTCCGGCGCCCTCCCGGCCCCCGGGGCGAGCGCGATCCTGGTCGACGACGTGCTGACGACCGGCGCGACCGTGACCGAATCGGTGCGCGTGCTCGCCGAGAACGGCGTCGACGTCGCGGCGATCGTCGTGCTCGCGGCCGCCTGA
- the lpqB gene encoding MtrAB system accessory lipoprotein LpqB → MTRSSRSGRAVLALALGVAALLLVTACGAIPNDSSPQPIKSFEREGATNAVPVPQADMDPEALVRAFLKSTVDPDSAHRSARAFLTSVASQQWDDRGDALIVDEINTFVDQRNEDSVRMRLIGDNVGTLKSDGQLLPASGRVETSISLTRSGDQWRIDGPLPNGTMIDRDQFDSTYRPVSLYYSDRTGRRLVPDPRWLYAGQATDPTVLVNRLIAGPASDLAAAVDSGFPNGAALRGPVVGLAGGGVRVDLDGIGSAPARDRNLLAAQIIWTLDGADISGPYVIDADGAPLAAERASGWQTTDVRAFDPNSVPTTDVGLNIVTGGALRAVTDTATVPVQGPLGSARDLRSATISDNGARVAAVRSLSGPERRLELVIGDYGGDVGPIVGGSSITRPSFGSDENTVWVVVDGKPIQWQRDDDGTATVPVEASSIPTVARGAITEMQVAPDGVRTALVVGGQIVFAVLSTNTEGQVSLTSPRIAAYNIGNRAVSVDWASPTTLMIAREAPESPVVQLSIDGTPAVGLLSGNVSPPVRAVVANASTIYVGDQRGVLRLGSSNGQPDQYWTEVEPAMIEGAIPVLP, encoded by the coding sequence ATGACGCGGTCATCCCGGTCCGGCCGCGCCGTCCTGGCGCTGGCGCTCGGTGTCGCGGCGCTGCTGCTGGTCACCGCGTGCGGGGCGATCCCCAACGACTCGTCTCCCCAGCCGATCAAATCGTTCGAACGCGAGGGCGCGACCAACGCGGTCCCGGTGCCCCAGGCCGACATGGATCCCGAGGCCCTGGTGCGGGCCTTCCTCAAGTCCACCGTCGATCCCGACTCGGCGCATCGCTCGGCGCGCGCCTTCCTGACCTCGGTCGCCTCGCAGCAGTGGGACGACCGCGGCGACGCGCTGATCGTCGACGAGATCAACACCTTCGTCGACCAGCGCAACGAGGACTCGGTGCGGATGCGGCTCATCGGCGACAATGTCGGGACCCTCAAGTCCGACGGTCAGCTGCTGCCGGCCTCGGGACGGGTCGAGACCAGCATCAGCCTCACCCGCTCGGGAGACCAGTGGCGCATCGACGGGCCCCTGCCGAACGGCACGATGATCGACCGGGACCAGTTCGACAGCACCTACCGGCCGGTCTCGCTGTACTACAGCGACCGCACCGGGCGCCGGCTCGTCCCCGACCCGCGCTGGCTCTACGCCGGACAGGCGACCGACCCGACCGTGCTGGTGAACCGGTTGATCGCGGGACCCGCGTCGGACCTCGCGGCGGCAGTGGACAGCGGTTTCCCCAATGGAGCCGCACTGCGGGGTCCGGTCGTCGGCCTCGCCGGCGGCGGCGTACGTGTGGATCTCGACGGCATCGGGAGCGCCCCCGCGCGGGATCGCAACCTGCTGGCGGCGCAGATCATCTGGACGCTCGACGGCGCCGACATATCCGGGCCCTACGTCATCGACGCCGACGGCGCGCCGCTGGCCGCCGAACGCGCCTCCGGATGGCAGACCACCGACGTGCGGGCCTTCGATCCGAACTCTGTGCCCACCACCGATGTCGGCCTCAACATCGTCACGGGCGGCGCGTTGCGGGCGGTGACCGACACCGCGACCGTGCCGGTGCAGGGGCCGCTCGGGTCGGCGCGCGATCTGCGGTCGGCGACCATCTCCGACAACGGGGCGCGGGTGGCGGCGGTCCGGAGTCTGTCCGGACCCGAGCGCAGGCTCGAACTGGTGATCGGCGACTACGGCGGCGATGTCGGACCGATCGTCGGCGGGTCGTCGATCACCCGGCCGTCGTTCGGCTCCGACGAAAACACCGTGTGGGTCGTCGTCGACGGAAAACCGATCCAATGGCAACGCGACGACGACGGCACCGCCACCGTGCCCGTCGAGGCTTCGTCGATCCCTACGGTCGCGCGAGGCGCGATCACCGAGATGCAGGTGGCCCCGGACGGTGTGCGCACCGCACTAGTGGTCGGCGGACAGATCGTCTTCGCGGTGCTGTCGACCAACACCGAGGGCCAGGTCTCGCTGACCAGCCCGCGGATCGCGGCCTACAACATCGGCAACCGCGCGGTCTCGGTGGATTGGGCGTCGCCGACGACGCTGATGATCGCGCGCGAGGCACCCGAGTCGCCGGTCGTGCAGCTGTCGATCGACGGCACCCCGGCGGTCGGCCTGCTGAGCGGCAACGTGTCCCCGCCGGTGCGGGCGGTGGTCGCCAACGCCTCGACGATCTACGTGGGCGATCAGCGCGGTGTGCTGCGACTCGGCAGCAGCAACGGCCAGCCCGACCAGTACTGGACCGAGGTCGAGCCGGCGATGATCGAGGGCGCGATCCCGGTCCTGCCCTAA
- the mtrA gene encoding MtrAB system response regulator MtrA — protein sequence MDNMKPRILVVDDEDALAEMLTIVLRGEGFEPFVVGDGTQALTAVREIRPDLVLLDLMLPGMNGIDVCRVLRADSGVPIVMLTAKSDTVDVVLGLESGADDYMVKPFKPKELVARVRARLRRTDEEPAELLSIGPVEIDVPAHKVTRDGVPISLTPLEFDLLVALARKPRQVFTRDVLLEQVWGYRHPADTRLVNVHVQRLRAKVETDPENPEVVLTVGVGYKAGPP from the coding sequence ATTGACAACATGAAGCCCCGCATCCTCGTCGTCGACGACGAGGATGCACTCGCCGAGATGCTGACGATCGTGTTGCGCGGCGAGGGTTTCGAGCCCTTCGTGGTGGGCGACGGCACGCAGGCTCTGACCGCGGTCCGGGAGATCCGTCCCGATCTGGTGCTTCTCGACCTGATGCTGCCCGGCATGAACGGCATCGACGTCTGCCGTGTGCTGCGTGCCGATTCGGGTGTGCCCATCGTGATGCTGACGGCGAAGTCCGACACCGTCGATGTGGTGCTGGGCCTGGAATCCGGCGCCGATGACTACATGGTCAAACCGTTCAAGCCGAAGGAGTTGGTCGCCCGGGTGCGTGCGCGCCTGCGCCGGACCGACGAGGAACCGGCCGAGCTGCTGTCGATCGGCCCGGTGGAGATCGATGTGCCCGCGCACAAGGTCACCCGCGACGGTGTGCCGATCTCGCTGACCCCGCTCGAGTTCGACCTGCTCGTCGCGCTCGCGCGCAAGCCCCGTCAGGTGTTCACCCGCGACGTCCTCCTCGAACAGGTGTGGGGATACCGGCACCCGGCGGACACTAGACTCGTCAACGTGCATGTCCAGCGGTTACGCGCCAAGGTCGAAACCGACCCGGAGAATCCCGAGGTCGTCCTGACGGTGGGGGTCGGCTACAAGGCCGGCCCGCCGTGA
- a CDS encoding dTMP kinase has product MGQLIAVEGLDGAGKNTLVTGLIDRWSAAGLRVATFTFPRYGRSATADIAAEALHGSHGDLRDSVYAMALLFALDRAGAVEDIHAATEAYDIVILDRYVASNAAYNAARLEQGAGGEMVRWVVDLEFGRFDMPVPDRHVLLGVPPEVAMQRAASRADQDAARARDAYERDDALQRRVDAVYRELAGDGWMSPWYLFDGEDVAGLADDLRTDRTAPTE; this is encoded by the coding sequence GTGGGTCAATTGATTGCCGTGGAAGGACTCGACGGCGCCGGCAAGAACACCCTGGTCACCGGTCTGATCGACCGATGGTCAGCGGCCGGACTCCGGGTCGCGACGTTCACCTTCCCCCGCTACGGCCGGTCGGCGACCGCCGACATCGCGGCCGAAGCGCTCCACGGTTCGCACGGTGACCTACGCGACAGCGTGTACGCGATGGCACTGCTGTTCGCGCTCGACCGGGCCGGAGCGGTCGAGGACATCCACGCCGCCACCGAGGCCTACGACATCGTGATCCTGGACCGCTATGTCGCGTCCAACGCCGCCTACAACGCCGCACGTCTGGAGCAGGGCGCCGGCGGTGAGATGGTGCGGTGGGTCGTCGACCTGGAGTTCGGCCGATTCGACATGCCGGTCCCCGATCGCCATGTCCTGCTCGGGGTGCCACCGGAGGTCGCGATGCAGCGTGCGGCGTCGCGCGCCGACCAGGACGCGGCGCGAGCCCGGGACGCCTACGAACGCGACGACGCCCTGCAGCGCCGGGTCGACGCCGTCTACCGCGAACTCGCGGGGGACGGTTGGATGTCGCCCTGGTACCTGTTCGACGGCGAGGATGTCGCGGGCCTGGCCGACGACCTCCGTACCGACCGAACAGCACCGACCGAATGA
- the ahcY gene encoding adenosylhomocysteinase, translating into MTTAQDELKADSRNGIDYKVADLSLADFGRKEIELAEHEMPGLMALRREYADVLPLKGARISGSLHMTVQTAVLIETLTALGAEVRWASCNIFSTQDHAAAAIVVGPNGTPDEPKGVPVFAWKGETLEEYWWAAEEMLTWPGEPANMILDDGGDATMLVLRGAEFEKAGVVPPAEDDHPAEYKVFLELLRKRFETDKGKWTAIAESVQGVTEETTTGVLRLYQFAAAGDLAFPAINVNDSVTKSKFDNKYGTRHSLIDGINRGTDVLIGGKKVLICGYGDVGKGCAESLAGQGARVQVTEIDPINALQALMDGFDVVTVEDAIGNADIVITSTGNLGIITLEHMRAMKHQAILGNIGHFDNEIDMAGLERSGAKRITVKPQVDQWIFENGKSIIVLSEGRLLNLGNATGHPSFVMSNSFSNQVIAQIELWTKNDEYDNEVYRLPKHLDEKVARIHVEALGGKLTKLTKEQAEYINVDVEGPYKPEHYRY; encoded by the coding sequence GTGACGACCGCTCAGGACGAGCTGAAGGCCGACAGCCGCAACGGAATCGACTACAAGGTGGCCGACCTGTCCCTCGCGGACTTCGGCCGCAAGGAGATCGAGCTCGCCGAGCACGAGATGCCCGGACTCATGGCGCTTCGACGCGAATACGCGGACGTGCTGCCGCTCAAGGGAGCTCGTATCTCCGGCTCGCTGCACATGACCGTGCAGACCGCGGTCCTCATCGAGACCCTCACCGCGCTCGGCGCCGAGGTGCGATGGGCGTCGTGCAACATCTTCTCCACCCAGGATCACGCGGCCGCGGCGATCGTCGTCGGGCCCAACGGCACGCCGGACGAGCCGAAGGGTGTGCCGGTCTTCGCCTGGAAGGGCGAGACCCTGGAGGAGTACTGGTGGGCGGCCGAGGAGATGCTGACCTGGCCCGGTGAACCGGCGAACATGATCCTCGACGACGGCGGGGACGCCACCATGCTGGTGCTCCGCGGTGCCGAGTTCGAGAAGGCCGGCGTGGTCCCGCCCGCGGAGGACGACCACCCCGCCGAGTACAAGGTGTTCCTCGAGCTGCTGCGCAAGCGGTTCGAGACGGACAAGGGCAAGTGGACCGCGATCGCCGAGTCGGTCCAGGGCGTCACCGAGGAGACCACCACCGGTGTGCTGCGGCTGTACCAGTTCGCCGCCGCCGGCGACCTCGCGTTCCCGGCGATCAACGTCAACGACTCGGTCACCAAGTCGAAGTTCGACAACAAGTATGGGACCCGCCACTCGCTGATCGACGGCATCAACCGCGGCACCGATGTCCTCATCGGCGGCAAGAAGGTGCTGATCTGCGGCTACGGCGACGTCGGCAAGGGATGCGCGGAGTCGCTGGCCGGCCAGGGCGCCCGCGTCCAGGTCACCGAGATCGATCCGATCAACGCGCTGCAGGCGCTGATGGACGGCTTCGACGTCGTCACCGTTGAGGACGCGATCGGCAACGCCGACATCGTCATCACCTCGACCGGCAACCTCGGCATCATCACCCTCGAGCACATGCGGGCGATGAAGCACCAGGCGATCCTGGGCAACATCGGCCACTTCGACAACGAGATCGACATGGCCGGCCTCGAGCGGTCGGGTGCCAAGCGCATCACCGTCAAGCCGCAGGTCGACCAGTGGATCTTCGAGAACGGCAAGTCGATCATCGTGCTCTCCGAAGGCCGTCTGCTCAACCTCGGCAACGCGACCGGTCACCCCTCGTTCGTCATGAGCAACAGCTTCTCGAACCAGGTCATCGCGCAGATCGAACTGTGGACGAAGAACGACGAGTACGACAACGAGGTCTACCGCCTGCCCAAGCACCTCGACGAGAAGGTGGCCCGCATCCACGTGGAGGCGCTCGGCGGCAAGCTCACCAAGCTCACCAAGGAGCAGGCCGAGTACATCAACGTCGATGTCGAGGGGCCGTACAAGCCCGAGCACTACCGCTACTGA
- a CDS encoding methionine/alanine import family NSS transporter small subunit: MSGIAIVMLIVSITIVWGGLVASIVFLRRRPEVEDLAEDPDLVREDADRAARPHPSRDT, encoded by the coding sequence ATGAGCGGTATCGCCATCGTCATGCTCATCGTGTCGATCACCATCGTGTGGGGTGGGCTCGTCGCGAGCATCGTGTTCCTCCGTCGTCGGCCCGAGGTGGAGGACTTGGCGGAGGATCCGGACCTGGTCCGGGAGGACGCCGACCGCGCGGCCCGGCCCCACCCTTCGCGCGACACCTGA